In Stomoxys calcitrans chromosome 2, idStoCalc2.1, whole genome shotgun sequence, the following proteins share a genomic window:
- the LOC106089792 gene encoding protein SEC13 homolog, which translates to MVSLINTIDTGHEDMIHNAVLDYYGMHLATCSSDGSVKIFDVKNGNQVLVADLKGHQGPVWQVAWAHPKFGNILASCSYDRKVIVWKEGGANDWTKIYEYSNHDSSVNSVAFAPAEYGLMLACGSSDGSISILSCNTEYGVWDCKKIPNAHTIGCNAVTWCPSTVPEPAFDQKSSTRSAGIKRLSSGGCDNCVKIWREESDRWVEESRLEAHSDWVRDVAWAPSIGLPRSQIASASQDRHVIIWNSTDFTTWSPTILHTFDDVVWSVSWSMTGNILAVTGGDNKVTLWKENNENQWTCINDDASVTGGQQSEQRTL; encoded by the exons ATGGTTAGTTTAATTAATACTATTGACACTGGCCATGAGGATATGATCCACAATGCCGTACTGGATTATTATGGCATGCATTTAGCGACTTGTTCTTCCGATGGATCAGTGAAAATCTTTGATGTCAAGAATGGTAATCAGGTCTTGGTTGCTGATCTTAAAGGCCATCAGGGTCCAGTGTGGCAAGTTGCATGGGCCCATCCAAAGTTTGGCAATATTTTAGCTTCGTGTTCTTACGATCGCAAAGTGATTGTCTGGAAGGAGGGTGGCGCTAATGATTGGACAAAAAT TTATGAATACAGCAACCATGATTCTTCAGTTAATTCTGTGGCATTTGCTCCAGCGGAATATGGCCTCATGTTGGCATGTGGCAGTTCAGATGGTTCtatatccatattgtcatgcaaCACGGAGTATGGTGTATGGGATTGTAAAAAGATTCCAAACGCCCATACGATTGGTTGCAATGCTGTAACATGGTGTCCCTCCACTGTGCCAGAGCCAGCCTTTGACCAAAAGTCTTCAACACGCAGTGCCGGTATTAAGCGTCTTTCCAGTGGTGGCTGCGACAACTGCGTAAAGATATGGCGTGAAGAAAGTGACCGCTGGGTGGAAGAAAGTCGCCTAGAGGCTCATTCCGACTGGGTTCGTGATGTGGCTTGGGCTCCTTCTATAGGACTGCCACGTTCTCAAATAGCTTCCGCTTCTCAAGATCGCCATGTCATTATTTGGAATAGCACAGATTTTACAACATGGTCGCCAACAATTTTACATACATTCGATGATGTTGTATGGTCGGTCAGTTGGTCCATGACTGGTAATATTTTAGCCGTCACTGGCGGAGATAATAAGGTTACGCTGTGGAAAGAGAACAACGAAAATCAATGGACGTGTATCAATGATGATGCTTCAGTAACAGGCGGTCAGCAATCAGAGCAACGTACACTGTAA